Proteins from a genomic interval of Phenylobacterium sp. LH3H17:
- a CDS encoding SPOR domain-containing protein, which produces MSIQGLGAGLAVALVLSGASAAQDFDGSLSAAERRAVAASGLPRAQVVSIKRDLVVAIQSRGVSKGGILFEGVQLRGEAVSAEAGRNLGYRSMRSTVNVDCARRRDMVLRMTIYPEPNGKGEPILRQVPGGWVQPSPSAFMADVIASICSDAPSLPMAAPEPRPPLARTAPPRPTPVAAPPPVRAPEPPPQLAAAEDSETIATAVTARRRLVMPPSEPVPAPPPPQSVVATRSAPPPRPPPRPAPPAAGGFKVQIVAVGTARQAQAALAGLGPLPEPLRTSVETATVDGRIFHRALVTGFTNRADAKVFCEIVVEAGGVCFIR; this is translated from the coding sequence ATGAGTATTCAGGGTCTGGGCGCCGGCCTGGCGGTCGCCCTCGTTCTGTCGGGCGCCTCGGCGGCCCAGGATTTCGATGGGTCCCTGAGCGCGGCCGAGCGACGGGCGGTGGCCGCCAGCGGCCTGCCGCGCGCCCAGGTGGTCTCCATCAAGCGCGACTTGGTGGTGGCGATCCAGAGCCGCGGCGTGAGCAAGGGCGGGATCCTGTTCGAGGGCGTCCAGCTGCGCGGCGAGGCGGTGAGCGCCGAGGCCGGCCGCAATCTTGGCTATCGCTCCATGCGCTCGACCGTGAATGTGGACTGCGCTCGCCGCCGCGACATGGTCCTGCGGATGACCATCTATCCGGAGCCCAACGGCAAGGGCGAGCCGATCCTGCGCCAGGTTCCGGGCGGCTGGGTCCAGCCCTCTCCCAGCGCCTTCATGGCCGATGTGATCGCTTCGATCTGCAGCGATGCGCCCAGCCTGCCGATGGCGGCGCCCGAGCCGCGGCCACCCCTGGCGCGAACGGCCCCGCCCAGGCCCACGCCCGTGGCGGCCCCGCCGCCGGTCCGCGCGCCTGAGCCGCCGCCGCAACTGGCCGCCGCGGAAGACTCGGAGACCATCGCCACCGCCGTGACCGCCCGTCGGCGCCTGGTCATGCCGCCCAGCGAGCCGGTCCCCGCACCGCCGCCGCCACAATCCGTTGTCGCGACCAGATCTGCTCCGCCGCCGCGGCCGCCGCCGCGCCCCGCGCCGCCGGCCGCGGGCGGTTTCAAGGTCCAGATCGTCGCGGTCGGCACGGCGCGTCAGGCCCAGGCCGCGCTCGCCGGCCTGGGTCCCCTGCCCGAGCCCCTGCGCACCAGCGTCGAGACCGCCACGGTCGACGGCCGCATCTTCCACCGCGCCCTGGTCACCGGCTTCACCAACCGCGCCGATGCGAAGGTCTTCTGCGAGATCGTCGTCGAAGCCGGCGGGGTCTGCTTCATCCGCTAG
- a CDS encoding ATP-binding protein yields the protein MTRENTKRPSAGRSRNLTLSVALIVGFAASVVFGLSLTRAAAGVATIWLGSGIVTAALLLLPRRWGFGVAAICFAFQFLCNLRINPPLIGLTFSLLCLGEALATAWLARKTCGQTMRLTSLKRVARLTAFAVAPATAAGAVLAADVLTLFGRSFNEVLGPWFYAHALGMAIVLPVILMVSRRDLSEDFRRSALEQVGLYGLIVAASIFCFLPIRFPMPLLVFPILTLIAVRLGPRGAAVSALVLAAIGAGLMMTDYRPATGATWTMLEKTRSLQFLIAISFFTSLSMALAIADQKRLKRLWAGRTRVARAAQARAIAAGQAKAEFLATMSHEIRTPMNSIVGFTEVLLRRDDLPEAARRQLSLIDRAGASLLTVVNDVLDFSKMEAGEVELAPRPVTPRAIAQDSLAIVAEAARRKGLDLQLGFIGPVERPLMIDDLRVRQILLNLLSNAIKFTEAGRVRLDVQVREGEGGRALRFTVTDSGVGVPSDKIERLFKRFSQVDSSVSRAHGGTGLGLAICRGLTELMGGQIGVNGGPGAGSVFWFEIPAAQADADCAEEAAAPAAAGLRARILLVDDHPMNRELGATVLGLLGCEVVLAENGEEAVEAARSGSCDLILMDVHMPRMDGLEATRQIRALGGANATIPIIAMSADVMPEMETACLKAGMNDAVGKPVQIQTLHAIVAKWLAAMDGPAAEAAA from the coding sequence ATGACCCGGGAGAACACCAAGCGCCCGAGCGCCGGCCGATCGCGCAATCTGACGCTGAGCGTGGCCCTGATCGTGGGCTTCGCGGCCAGCGTTGTGTTCGGCTTGAGCCTGACCCGCGCCGCCGCGGGCGTGGCGACGATCTGGCTCGGCAGCGGTATCGTGACCGCCGCCTTGCTGCTGCTGCCGCGTCGCTGGGGCTTCGGCGTGGCGGCGATATGTTTCGCCTTCCAGTTCCTGTGCAACCTGCGGATCAATCCGCCCCTGATCGGCCTGACCTTCTCGCTGCTTTGCCTGGGCGAGGCCCTGGCCACGGCCTGGCTCGCGCGCAAGACCTGCGGCCAGACCATGCGACTGACCAGCCTGAAGCGCGTCGCGCGGCTGACCGCCTTCGCCGTGGCCCCGGCCACCGCGGCCGGCGCCGTGCTCGCGGCCGACGTGCTCACCCTGTTCGGGCGCAGCTTCAACGAGGTCCTGGGACCCTGGTTCTACGCCCACGCCCTGGGCATGGCGATCGTGCTGCCGGTCATCCTGATGGTCTCCAGGCGCGATCTCAGCGAGGACTTCCGGCGCTCGGCCCTGGAACAGGTCGGCCTCTACGGCCTGATCGTGGCGGCCAGCATATTCTGCTTCCTGCCGATCCGCTTCCCCATGCCGTTGCTGGTGTTTCCGATCCTGACCCTGATCGCGGTGCGACTGGGTCCTCGCGGGGCGGCGGTCTCGGCCCTGGTGCTGGCGGCGATCGGCGCCGGCCTGATGATGACCGACTACCGCCCGGCGACGGGCGCGACCTGGACCATGCTCGAGAAGACCCGCAGCCTGCAGTTCCTGATCGCCATCTCCTTCTTCACCAGCCTGTCCATGGCCCTGGCCATCGCCGACCAGAAGCGCCTCAAGCGCCTGTGGGCCGGCCGCACCCGGGTGGCGCGCGCAGCCCAGGCCCGCGCCATCGCAGCGGGCCAGGCCAAGGCCGAGTTCCTGGCCACGATGAGCCACGAGATCCGCACGCCGATGAACTCCATCGTCGGCTTCACCGAGGTGCTGCTGCGCCGCGACGACCTGCCCGAGGCCGCGCGGCGCCAGCTCAGCCTGATCGACCGGGCCGGGGCCTCGCTGCTGACCGTGGTCAACGACGTCCTGGATTTCTCCAAGATGGAGGCCGGCGAGGTTGAACTCGCGCCCCGCCCCGTCACCCCGCGCGCCATCGCCCAGGACTCGCTGGCCATCGTCGCCGAGGCCGCCCGCCGCAAGGGCCTGGACCTGCAGCTCGGGTTTATCGGACCGGTCGAACGGCCGTTGATGATCGACGACCTCCGGGTGCGCCAGATCCTGCTGAACCTGCTGTCCAACGCCATCAAGTTCACCGAGGCCGGCCGGGTCCGCCTGGACGTCCAGGTCCGCGAAGGCGAGGGCGGCCGCGCCCTGCGCTTCACGGTCACCGACTCCGGCGTCGGCGTGCCGTCCGACAAGATCGAGCGGCTGTTCAAGCGCTTCAGCCAGGTGGATTCCTCCGTCAGTCGCGCCCATGGCGGCACGGGCCTCGGCCTGGCCATCTGCAGGGGCCTGACCGAGCTGATGGGCGGCCAGATCGGCGTCAACGGCGGACCAGGCGCCGGGTCGGTCTTCTGGTTCGAGATTCCCGCCGCCCAGGCTGACGCCGACTGCGCCGAAGAGGCTGCAGCTCCCGCTGCTGCGGGCCTGCGAGCCCGCATCCTGCTGGTCGACGACCATCCGATGAACCGCGAACTGGGCGCCACGGTGCTGGGCCTGCTGGGCTGCGAGGTGGTTCTGGCCGAGAACGGCGAGGAGGCCGTCGAGGCGGCGCGCTCAGGGAGCTGCGACCTGATCCTGATGGACGTGCACATGCCGCGCATGGACGGCCTGGAGGCCACTCGCCAGATCCGCGCCCTGGGCGGAGCGAACGCCACCATCCCGATCATCGCCATGAGCGCCGACGTCATGCCGGAAATGGAGACCGCCTGCCTCAAGGCCGGGATGAACGACGCGGTCGGAAAGCCCGTCCAGATCCAGACGCTGCACGCCATCGTCGCCAAGTGGCTGGCGGCGATGGACGGCCCAGCCGCCGAGGCCGCGGCCTAG
- a CDS encoding ABC transporter substrate-binding protein, with amino-acid sequence MKLLRLAAVALAALVCACSPAKQEPPIQAGRTTIRFATDWRAQAEHGGFYQALASGEYAKRGLDVQIVQGGPGVNVPQLLASGAVEAGMGSNSFIVMNLAQEGVPVKAVAAIMQKDPQVLIAHPGQGIEKIADLKGHPILLSDASVSAFWVWLKAKYDFTDDQVRKYTFNAAPFLADKRVAQQGYVTSEPYTIEKTAGIKPKVFLLADEGYPGYATMILVPDSLIAKDPAAVKAFVEATAQGWKDYLHGDPRAADALIRQDNPEMTQDILDQAREKLKSYGIVESGDALAGGIGVMTDARWAQFFEVAASQGVYPKDMDFKRAYTLQFVAPAAK; translated from the coding sequence ATGAAACTCTTGCGCCTCGCAGCCGTCGCGCTCGCCGCCCTGGTCTGCGCCTGTTCGCCGGCCAAGCAGGAACCCCCCATCCAGGCCGGCCGAACCACCATCCGCTTCGCCACCGACTGGCGCGCGCAGGCCGAGCACGGCGGCTTCTACCAGGCCCTGGCTTCGGGCGAGTACGCCAAGCGCGGGCTCGACGTTCAGATCGTCCAGGGCGGTCCGGGGGTGAACGTGCCCCAGCTGCTGGCCTCCGGCGCCGTCGAGGCGGGAATGGGATCCAACAGCTTCATCGTCATGAACCTCGCCCAGGAGGGCGTGCCGGTTAAGGCGGTGGCGGCCATCATGCAGAAGGACCCCCAGGTCCTGATCGCCCATCCCGGCCAGGGGATCGAGAAGATCGCCGACCTGAAAGGCCATCCCATCCTGCTGTCGGACGCCTCGGTCTCGGCCTTCTGGGTGTGGCTGAAGGCCAAGTACGACTTCACCGACGACCAGGTGCGCAAATACACCTTCAACGCCGCCCCGTTCCTGGCCGACAAGCGCGTGGCCCAGCAGGGCTATGTCACCAGCGAGCCCTACACCATCGAGAAGACCGCCGGGATCAAGCCGAAGGTCTTCCTGCTCGCCGACGAGGGCTATCCGGGCTACGCGACCATGATCCTGGTCCCCGACAGCCTGATCGCCAAGGATCCGGCGGCGGTGAAGGCCTTCGTCGAGGCCACGGCCCAGGGCTGGAAGGACTACCTCCACGGCGACCCCAGGGCCGCCGACGCCCTGATCCGGCAGGACAACCCGGAAATGACCCAGGACATCCTCGACCAGGCCCGCGAGAAGCTGAAATCCTACGGCATCGTCGAGTCAGGCGACGCCCTGGCGGGGGGGATCGGCGTCATGACCGACGCGCGCTGGGCCCAGTTCTTCGAGGTCGCCGCCTCGCAGGGGGTCTATCCGAAGGACATGGACTTCAAGCGCGCCTACACCCTGCAATTCGTGGCCCCGGCGGCGAAGTGA
- a CDS encoding ABC transporter ATP-binding protein: MTAVAVLEQVEVEYGPRGPVLGPVDLAVEAGEILALVGPSGCGKSTALRLLAGLEAPTRGRVQRAPGRGETAVVFQAPTLAPWLTTRDNVALPLELSGVPRAQACERAVAALGRVGLAGAELARPVTLSGGMAMRASLARALVTEPRLLLLDEPFAALDEITRRALADDVLALWATSRPAIVFVTHNVEEAVYMADRVVVLTRGPGRIAGITRVEGPLPRPPGFRVSESFRAAVEAVTGLLTRGSALAA, translated from the coding sequence GTGACCGCCGTCGCCGTGCTTGAGCAGGTCGAGGTCGAGTACGGTCCGCGCGGGCCGGTGCTCGGACCGGTCGACCTCGCCGTCGAGGCCGGCGAGATCCTGGCCCTGGTGGGTCCGTCGGGCTGCGGCAAGTCGACGGCCCTGCGGCTGCTGGCCGGTCTCGAGGCGCCGACGCGCGGTCGCGTCCAGCGGGCGCCCGGACGCGGCGAGACAGCGGTGGTGTTCCAGGCGCCGACGCTCGCGCCCTGGCTGACCACGCGGGACAATGTGGCCCTGCCGCTGGAACTGTCCGGCGTGCCCCGGGCGCAGGCCTGCGAGCGGGCTGTGGCGGCGCTGGGCCGTGTGGGCCTGGCCGGCGCCGAGCTGGCTCGCCCTGTGACCCTCTCCGGCGGCATGGCCATGCGCGCCTCGTTGGCCCGCGCCCTGGTCACCGAACCGCGCCTGCTGCTGCTGGACGAGCCCTTCGCGGCCCTGGACGAGATAACCCGCCGCGCCTTGGCCGACGACGTCCTGGCGCTCTGGGCGACCTCGCGGCCGGCCATCGTCTTCGTCACCCACAATGTGGAGGAGGCCGTCTACATGGCCGACCGGGTGGTGGTGCTGACGCGCGGGCCTGGCCGGATCGCCGGGATCACCCGGGTCGAAGGCCCCCTTCCCCGCCCGCCGGGGTTCCGGGTCTCCGAGAGCTTCCGCGCGGCGGTGGAAGCGGTCACCGGCCTGCTCACCCGCGGCTCGGCCCTGGCCGCATGA
- a CDS encoding ABC transporter permease: MIRTLAPFVLIAVLLGAWEAAVRSLGVPAYFLPAPSAVAVALVEHLPVLLAAAWITLSTAIIALVIASLAAMAVAVLVGLSPLLEAAVRPLASVLQVTPVVAIAPLVLIWAGIDHPERAIIALAVLVAFFPIFSGAITGLHAADPDLERLFDLYGAGRWSRVIRLRLPSAVPFLLEGHKVGAGLAIIGAVVAEFSAGSGGVRGLAWQILDAGNKLQTARMIAALVVLGLMGVALHALLDRAERAGLIWWRGR; encoded by the coding sequence ATGATCCGCACCCTGGCGCCCTTCGTCCTGATCGCCGTCCTGCTGGGCGCCTGGGAAGCCGCTGTCCGGTCCCTCGGCGTCCCGGCCTATTTCCTGCCCGCCCCGTCCGCGGTCGCGGTCGCCCTCGTCGAGCACCTGCCGGTCCTGCTGGCCGCGGCCTGGATCACGCTTTCGACGGCAATCATCGCCCTCGTCATCGCCAGCCTGGCGGCCATGGCGGTGGCGGTCCTGGTCGGCCTCAGTCCCCTGCTCGAGGCCGCTGTCCGGCCGCTGGCCTCGGTGCTGCAGGTGACCCCGGTGGTGGCCATCGCTCCCCTCGTGCTGATCTGGGCCGGCATCGACCATCCGGAGCGGGCGATCATCGCGCTCGCGGTGCTGGTGGCCTTCTTCCCGATCTTCTCCGGGGCGATCACCGGCCTTCATGCCGCCGACCCGGACCTGGAGCGGTTGTTCGACCTCTATGGCGCCGGGCGCTGGAGCCGGGTGATCCGCCTGCGGCTGCCGTCGGCCGTGCCGTTCCTGCTGGAGGGCCATAAGGTGGGCGCGGGCCTGGCGATTATCGGCGCCGTGGTGGCCGAGTTCAGCGCGGGATCGGGCGGGGTGCGCGGGCTGGCCTGGCAGATTTTGGACGCCGGCAACAAGCTGCAGACCGCGCGCATGATCGCGGCCCTGGTGGTCCTGGGCCTGATGGGCGTCGCCCTGCACGCCCTGCTCGACCGCGCCGAGCGCGCCGGCCTGATATGGTGGCGAGGGCGTTAG
- a CDS encoding DUF2336 domain-containing protein, with translation MTRTKLHDLIEMAQEPSSERRRELLRGVTDLFFASEDLKGGPEMELFDDVMSQLAGEMEEAVRAELAQRMAQAEVAPQGLIRDLARDASIEVARPVLEGSNALTEDDLLSVARTRGQDHLRAISQRPLVSEALSEAIVERGDDETVGVLLANEGALMSREVHEIVVDRAVENPALHAAIVTRKSLPVDLLNEMYFVVEAKLRGEILARNAEVDPADLDAALAVGRKQLAERDGALPQDYSEAEKQVRILRLRGAITPQVLAGFLRQRETSKFLVALSELAEIDFHTARRILERRELDALSIVCKAAGFDRSLYLTFAVLILDRDSNAMGRAREYGELYENLPREAAQRTIRFWRLRRQTRDVAA, from the coding sequence ATGACGCGCACCAAATTGCATGACCTGATCGAGATGGCCCAGGAGCCCTCCAGCGAACGGCGGCGCGAGCTGCTGCGCGGGGTGACGGACCTGTTCTTCGCCAGCGAGGACCTCAAAGGCGGCCCGGAGATGGAGCTGTTCGACGACGTCATGAGCCAGCTCGCCGGCGAGATGGAAGAGGCGGTGCGCGCCGAACTCGCCCAGCGGATGGCGCAGGCCGAGGTCGCGCCGCAGGGCCTGATCCGCGACCTCGCCCGCGACGCCTCGATCGAGGTCGCCCGCCCGGTGCTGGAAGGGTCCAACGCCCTCACCGAGGACGACCTGCTGTCGGTGGCCCGCACCCGCGGCCAGGACCACCTGCGCGCCATCTCCCAGCGCCCGTTGGTGTCGGAGGCCCTGTCCGAAGCCATTGTCGAACGCGGCGACGACGAAACCGTCGGCGTGCTCCTGGCCAACGAAGGCGCGCTGATGTCGCGCGAGGTCCATGAGATCGTCGTCGACCGCGCCGTCGAAAACCCCGCCCTCCACGCCGCCATCGTCACCCGCAAGAGCCTGCCGGTGGACCTGCTCAACGAGATGTATTTCGTGGTCGAGGCCAAACTGCGCGGAGAGATCCTGGCGCGAAACGCCGAGGTCGATCCCGCCGATCTGGACGCGGCCCTCGCCGTCGGCCGCAAGCAGCTGGCCGAGCGCGACGGCGCCCTGCCGCAGGACTATTCAGAGGCCGAGAAGCAGGTGCGCATCCTGCGCCTGCGCGGCGCCATCACCCCTCAGGTGCTTGCCGGCTTCCTGCGCCAGCGCGAGACCAGCAAGTTCCTGGTCGCCCTGTCGGAACTGGCCGAGATCGACTTCCACACCGCCCGGCGGATTCTCGAGCGCCGCGAACTGGATGCGCTCTCCATCGTCTGCAAGGCGGCCGGTTTCGATCGTTCGCTGTACCTGACCTTCGCGGTGCTGATCCTCGACCGGGACTCCAACGCCATGGGCCGCGCCCGCGAGTATGGCGAGCTCTACGAGAACCTGCCGCGCGAAGCCGCCCAGCGGACCATCCGCTTCTGGCGCCTGCGCCGCCAGACCCGAGACGTCGCCGCCTAG
- a CDS encoding TonB family protein, whose product MADEGFDEEPNWIRRPSPEDLMGVWPRDAMRQGLGGKAKIACVVTLQGALRDCVVVSESPAGAGFGAAAIAITPQLMMTPAIKGGQPVLAKVTIPINFEKPLVPTGSHLPGGGVALARTMLSGVTWTGAPTYAQVAAAYPEKARKGQAAGKSILVCRFKSEGRVGSCEVIAEEPKSQGFGSAAKTLAPRFQGPSQLADGQPTLGMEVQIPFVFAAEMLDPQKRVIGRPKWTRLPKGEDVVSGYPPAAAKAGVKGGRVIIECEVAAEGRLAACATESEDPVGLGFAAAALELSKTFQVQLWTADGLPTVGGQIRVPIRYQLPNAPPAKP is encoded by the coding sequence GTGGCGGACGAAGGCTTTGACGAGGAGCCCAATTGGATCAGACGGCCGTCGCCGGAGGATCTCATGGGGGTTTGGCCGCGCGACGCGATGCGCCAGGGCCTGGGCGGCAAGGCCAAGATTGCCTGCGTGGTGACTCTCCAGGGCGCTCTGCGTGACTGCGTGGTGGTGAGCGAGAGCCCGGCGGGCGCGGGTTTTGGCGCGGCGGCGATTGCGATAACGCCGCAGCTGATGATGACGCCGGCGATCAAGGGCGGCCAACCTGTCCTGGCCAAGGTGACCATTCCCATCAACTTCGAGAAGCCGCTGGTTCCAACCGGCAGCCATCTTCCCGGTGGTGGCGTAGCCCTTGCGCGGACCATGCTGTCCGGCGTCACCTGGACCGGCGCGCCGACCTATGCCCAGGTCGCCGCCGCCTATCCCGAGAAGGCCCGAAAAGGGCAAGCCGCCGGGAAGTCGATCCTCGTGTGTCGCTTCAAGTCGGAGGGTCGCGTCGGCTCTTGCGAGGTGATCGCTGAGGAGCCCAAGAGTCAGGGCTTCGGCTCTGCCGCCAAGACGCTCGCGCCGCGGTTTCAGGGGCCTAGCCAGTTGGCGGATGGCCAGCCGACTCTAGGCATGGAGGTTCAGATTCCCTTCGTTTTCGCCGCGGAGATGCTGGACCCGCAGAAGCGCGTGATCGGCAGGCCGAAATGGACCCGGTTGCCGAAGGGCGAGGATGTCGTGAGCGGCTATCCGCCTGCCGCGGCGAAGGCGGGGGTCAAGGGCGGGCGGGTCATAATTGAATGCGAGGTCGCGGCTGAAGGTCGCCTCGCGGCCTGCGCAACTGAGAGTGAGGATCCGGTGGGCCTGGGTTTCGCGGCCGCGGCGCTCGAACTGTCGAAGACCTTCCAGGTGCAGCTCTGGACCGCCGACGGCCTGCCGACGGTCGGAGGCCAGATCCGGGTGCCTATTCGGTATCAGTTGCCGAACGCCCCGCCTGCCAAGCCCTAG
- a CDS encoding peptide chain release factor 3 produces MSHSPAAEAARRRTFAIISHPDAGKTTLTENLLLAGGAIRAAGQVRARGENRRTRSDWMKIERERGISVSASVMTFDHDGLMFNLLDTPGHEDFSEDTYRTLTAADAAVMVLDAAKGIEPQTLKLFEVCRLRDIPIVTFINKMDREAQDPIELLDEIASKLALDPAPLYWPAGSGGRFKGMLDLRHDKFLPFAKKGSDKDEGHPAAIAFHGNAMGSYLEPDEQAELEENAMLIREASKPFDPQAFLEGHMTPVFFGSALRHFGIDQLLEGLGAYAPPPKAVSAVKAGESTHVVPGDSEVTGFVFKVQANMDPNHRDRIAFLRLCSGRFQRGMKLKVQNTGRQLSVNAPIMFFASDRELAEEAFAGDVIGIPNHGILRVGDSLSETGTLRFAGLPNFAPEILQRVRVKDPLKAKHLTKALQGLAEEGVTQLFRPNIGADFIVGAVGQLQLEVMADRLANEYQLEVLFEAAPYAEARWLVGEKADLEDFAGKHKMAMAVDIDDQPVFLAKSSWEMGYVAERFPKVAFERARERA; encoded by the coding sequence ATGAGCCATTCTCCCGCCGCCGAGGCCGCCCGCCGGCGCACCTTCGCCATCATCTCCCACCCGGACGCCGGCAAGACGACCCTGACCGAGAACCTGCTGCTGGCAGGGGGCGCAATCCGCGCGGCCGGCCAGGTGCGCGCCCGCGGCGAGAACCGCCGCACCCGGTCCGACTGGATGAAGATCGAACGCGAGCGGGGCATCTCCGTCTCGGCCTCGGTGATGACCTTCGACCACGACGGCCTGATGTTCAACCTGCTGGACACTCCGGGCCACGAGGACTTCTCCGAGGACACCTACCGCACGCTCACGGCCGCCGACGCCGCGGTCATGGTGCTGGACGCCGCCAAGGGCATCGAGCCGCAGACGCTGAAGCTGTTCGAGGTCTGCCGCCTGCGCGACATCCCCATCGTCACCTTCATCAACAAGATGGACCGCGAGGCCCAGGACCCTATCGAGCTGCTGGACGAGATCGCTTCGAAACTGGCTCTCGACCCCGCGCCGCTCTACTGGCCGGCGGGCTCAGGCGGGCGGTTCAAGGGCATGCTGGACCTGCGCCACGACAAGTTCCTGCCCTTCGCCAAGAAGGGCTCGGACAAGGACGAGGGCCACCCGGCGGCGATCGCCTTCCACGGTAACGCCATGGGCAGCTATCTCGAGCCCGACGAGCAGGCGGAGCTGGAAGAGAACGCCATGCTCATCCGGGAGGCTTCCAAGCCCTTCGATCCCCAGGCCTTCCTGGAGGGCCACATGACCCCGGTGTTCTTCGGCTCGGCCCTGCGCCATTTCGGCATCGACCAGTTGCTGGAGGGCCTGGGCGCCTACGCCCCGCCGCCCAAGGCCGTCTCGGCGGTGAAGGCGGGCGAGTCGACCCACGTGGTCCCCGGCGACTCCGAGGTCACCGGCTTCGTCTTCAAGGTCCAGGCGAACATGGACCCCAACCACCGCGACCGCATCGCCTTCCTGCGGCTGTGCTCCGGCAGGTTCCAGCGGGGCATGAAGCTGAAGGTACAGAACACCGGCCGCCAGCTCTCGGTCAATGCGCCGATCATGTTCTTCGCCTCGGACCGCGAACTGGCCGAGGAGGCCTTCGCCGGCGACGTCATCGGCATTCCCAACCACGGGATCCTGCGGGTGGGCGACAGCCTGTCGGAGACCGGAACCCTGCGCTTTGCGGGCCTGCCCAATTTCGCGCCCGAAATCCTGCAGCGGGTGCGGGTCAAGGATCCGCTGAAGGCCAAGCACCTGACCAAGGCCCTGCAGGGCCTGGCGGAGGAGGGGGTGACCCAGCTCTTCCGGCCCAATATCGGCGCGGACTTCATCGTCGGCGCCGTGGGTCAGCTGCAGCTGGAGGTGATGGCCGACCGCCTCGCCAACGAGTACCAGCTGGAGGTACTGTTCGAGGCCGCGCCCTATGCCGAGGCCCGCTGGCTGGTCGGTGAGAAGGCCGACCTGGAGGACTTCGCGGGGAAGCACAAGATGGCCATGGCCGTGGATATCGACGACCAGCCGGTGTTCCTGGCCAAGTCGTCCTGGGAGATGGGCTACGTCGCCGAGCGTTTCCCCAAGGTGGCGTTCGAGCGCGCGCGCGAGCGGGCCTAG
- a CDS encoding DUF1491 family protein yields the protein MLLSTDIWVAALIRRTELGGGFAVVARKGDARAGSVLVKVLNRAQGTTRLYAEATRGDGERVWMQPSLSDQEPELDRYIERAARIDPDIWVVEIDDREGRHFLTEPVEQG from the coding sequence ATGCTGCTTTCCACCGATATCTGGGTCGCGGCCCTGATCCGCAGGACCGAGCTCGGCGGCGGCTTCGCGGTGGTCGCGCGCAAGGGCGACGCGCGGGCCGGCAGCGTGCTGGTCAAGGTGTTGAACCGGGCCCAGGGCACGACCCGCCTATATGCCGAGGCCACCCGTGGCGACGGCGAGCGGGTCTGGATGCAGCCGTCGCTCTCCGACCAGGAGCCGGAACTGGATCGCTACATCGAGCGCGCCGCCCGCATCGATCCCGACATCTGGGTGGTGGAGATCGACGATCGCGAGGGCCGCCACTTCCTGACCGAGCCCGTCGAGCAGGGTTAG